A single region of the Pseudalkalibacillus berkeleyi genome encodes:
- a CDS encoding YkoP family protein, which produces MEMIRGYALSIWHTLDPVYYLFTRLTYLGMNEDSSDCVFRVRLTRYKGRTVILKDGTEIKKNDLLVKIHLHNVKLIKDLHHIDNDFKKVVCLFQKIKTSLPHVAKYLEKHKDCNEIKGIVGITLLERGCQKLGFEPFIIQNKWYRIFKLSSLIPIAILSSNKEKQFFTLKPHYLMMSKTQLFNRYQSNINK; this is translated from the coding sequence ATGGAGATGATTAGGGGTTATGCATTATCCATCTGGCATACATTAGATCCCGTTTATTATCTATTTACACGGTTAACATACTTAGGTATGAATGAGGACTCTTCGGACTGCGTTTTCCGAGTAAGGTTAACACGATATAAAGGTCGGACAGTCATATTAAAGGATGGAACAGAAATTAAGAAAAATGATTTACTCGTGAAAATACACCTTCATAATGTCAAGCTGATTAAAGATCTTCATCATATCGATAACGATTTTAAAAAGGTCGTCTGTCTATTTCAGAAAATAAAGACATCATTACCACATGTTGCAAAGTATTTGGAAAAACATAAAGATTGTAATGAAATCAAGGGGATTGTAGGGATTACTCTATTAGAGAGAGGATGTCAAAAGCTTGGTTTTGAGCCTTTTATCATTCAAAACAAATGGTATCGGATCTTTAAGCTGAGTTCACTCATACCTATTGCAATTCTTTCAAGCAATAAAGAGAAACAATTCTTCACCTTAAAACCACATTATTTAATGATGTCAAAAACGCAATTGTTCAATCGCTACCAATCAAATATAAACAAGTAA
- a CDS encoding YhcN/YlaJ family sporulation lipoprotein, which produces MIQVKKMFLVPAIIMIIVLGGCKEEQSSDMKNTISTKELSVQESSSIHEEIKKVNGVDDVKLIHSKDQLLVAIKITTMDRFRIEEIQHKVQKKLDAAYPEMDVTISPDKKIFMKIGELESKQSEKSLTERDIHKKVRSLIKLSKDKG; this is translated from the coding sequence ATGATACAAGTGAAGAAAATGTTTCTCGTTCCTGCGATAATAATGATCATCGTACTTGGAGGATGTAAAGAGGAACAATCATCAGATATGAAGAATACTATATCGACGAAGGAGCTTTCTGTACAAGAATCCTCATCCATTCATGAAGAAATAAAAAAGGTGAATGGTGTGGATGATGTCAAACTCATTCATTCTAAAGATCAACTATTGGTAGCGATTAAAATAACAACAATGGATCGTTTTAGAATAGAAGAGATCCAGCATAAAGTTCAAAAGAAATTGGATGCGGCATACCCGGAAATGGATGTCACAATATCACCAGACAAGAAAATTTTTATGAAAATTGGTGAACTCGAAAGTAAACAATCTGAAAAATCATTAACTGAACGAGACATCCATAAGAAAGTCAGATCTTTAATTAAGCTATCTAAGGACAAAGGGTAA
- a CDS encoding TVP38/TMEM64 family protein, whose protein sequence is MAAMILFLILIGNKVNHDPEQLRNWFISFGIFSPLMYVVFCSLRPVILFPFLILTVAGGLAFGPIFGTLLTIIGGLIGASISFYISRKYGDLLKIESRERFQALTQKIDQKGFQYVLILRLVPLLNFDIVSYSSGLTSIRYKPYILATSVGMIPGTVGLNYIGSSLVSVNMKEMIIVLALLFIVFILSIGLKRYMSNRLD, encoded by the coding sequence ATGGCTGCTATGATTCTATTTTTAATTTTGATTGGAAACAAGGTTAATCATGATCCAGAACAATTAAGAAACTGGTTTATATCTTTTGGCATATTTTCACCGTTAATGTATGTCGTATTTTGTTCTTTACGACCGGTGATCCTATTTCCGTTTCTCATTTTGACAGTTGCCGGAGGGTTAGCATTTGGTCCGATATTTGGCACACTTTTAACCATTATCGGTGGTTTAATTGGGGCATCTATATCGTTTTATATCTCGCGAAAATACGGTGATTTATTGAAAATCGAAAGTCGAGAACGTTTCCAAGCCTTAACACAGAAAATTGACCAAAAGGGATTCCAGTATGTACTCATATTGAGGTTAGTTCCGCTATTGAATTTTGACATTGTTAGTTACTCTTCAGGTTTGACATCCATCCGTTATAAACCTTATATCCTTGCAACCTCTGTCGGTATGATTCCAGGCACAGTCGGTCTTAATTACATTGGCAGCTCACTTGTATCTGTTAATATGAAAGAAATGATCATTGTTCTTGCTCTACTGTTCATCGTCTTTATCCTATCTATCGGTCTCAAGAGGTATATGAGTAATAGATTGGATTAA
- a CDS encoding ribonuclease H family protein has protein sequence MKVRIELIYKTPKGMKTSFNSEMIDAEDAILISEDLEKTGRVKSIKFVDHREGTWSVKELKEFLKGIQTEPHDIIVYFDGGFDLETKHSGLGCSIYYKQNGKSYRLRKNSLIEELHTNNEAEYAALYLAIDELEQLGVHHLPVQFNGDSQVVINQMREEWACFEDALRSWADRIENKMKKLGIEPEYLLVSRKENKEADKLATQALQGIEIISTTEK, from the coding sequence ATGAAGGTAAGAATTGAATTAATCTATAAAACACCAAAAGGCATGAAAACATCTTTCAATTCTGAGATGATAGATGCAGAAGATGCCATTCTCATCTCAGAAGACTTAGAAAAGACCGGGCGTGTAAAGAGTATCAAGTTTGTCGACCACCGAGAGGGCACTTGGTCTGTAAAGGAACTGAAAGAATTTTTAAAGGGGATTCAAACCGAACCTCATGACATCATCGTTTACTTTGATGGAGGCTTTGACTTAGAAACTAAGCATTCTGGATTAGGTTGTAGTATTTATTACAAGCAAAACGGGAAATCATATCGATTACGAAAAAACTCGTTGATTGAAGAACTTCATACAAATAATGAAGCAGAATATGCTGCACTTTATCTTGCAATAGATGAATTAGAACAGTTGGGTGTTCATCATCTACCTGTACAATTTAATGGTGATTCACAAGTTGTCATTAATCAGATGCGAGAAGAATGGGCATGTTTTGAAGATGCTCTGAGAAGTTGGGCTGATCGAATTGAAAACAAAATGAAGAAATTAGGAATTGAACCTGAGTATTTATTGGTCTCAAGGAAAGAAAACAAAGAAGCAGACAAATTAGCGACCCAAGCATTACAAGGTATTGAAATCATCAGTACCACTGAAAAATGA
- a CDS encoding LysR family transcriptional regulator: MELRQINYFIKVAEMEHFSDAAAELHIAQSAVSRQIANLEEELGVKLFFREGRNIRLTPVGRIFLERAQLAVLEIDKAKQEVYEYLNPETGTIRLGFPNSLAAKTLPSVISAFRKEHPQIGFQLRQGTVHELTTAVIQGHIDLAFVSPVPAKQSDVKGHIFFTEKLLALLPEQHSLAGELHLRLGQLKQDPFVMFRQGYVLRELVTRACQQVGFNPRIAFEGEDVDTIKGLVSAGLGVSLLPEISLHERQDRDTVAIEVIEPNVKKTVGIVIPQNRELAPSEQIFFEFLKEFYEKLNRFGQ, from the coding sequence ATGGAATTAAGACAGATTAATTATTTTATTAAAGTGGCAGAAATGGAGCATTTCAGTGATGCAGCTGCAGAATTACATATCGCACAATCTGCAGTAAGTCGACAAATCGCCAACCTTGAAGAAGAGCTTGGGGTCAAGCTTTTTTTCAGAGAAGGTCGTAACATCCGGTTGACTCCAGTAGGTAGGATTTTTCTGGAGCGTGCACAGTTAGCAGTATTAGAGATCGATAAGGCGAAACAAGAAGTTTATGAATATTTGAATCCAGAGACCGGAACAATTAGACTCGGATTTCCTAACAGTCTTGCAGCAAAGACGCTTCCATCTGTCATTTCTGCTTTCAGGAAGGAACATCCTCAAATCGGTTTTCAATTACGTCAAGGGACTGTTCATGAACTAACTACCGCTGTAATCCAAGGTCATATTGATCTGGCATTCGTCTCTCCTGTTCCAGCAAAACAATCAGATGTGAAAGGGCATATCTTCTTTACAGAAAAACTATTAGCTTTATTACCTGAACAACATTCATTAGCTGGCGAGCTACATTTGAGGTTAGGTCAATTAAAGCAGGACCCATTTGTTATGTTCAGACAAGGGTATGTATTACGAGAGCTTGTAACGAGAGCTTGTCAACAGGTAGGGTTTAATCCACGAATTGCTTTTGAAGGTGAAGATGTCGATACGATTAAAGGGCTCGTTTCCGCTGGTCTTGGCGTAAGCTTACTACCAGAAATCAGTTTGCATGAAAGACAAGACCGTGACACCGTCGCTATTGAAGTCATTGAACCGAATGTCAAAAAAACGGTCGGTATTGTCATACCTCAAAATCGAGAACTCGCACCATCCGAGCAAATATTTTTTGAATTCTTGAAAGAGTTTTATGAGAAACTGAATCGATTCGGACAATAA
- the gltB gene encoding glutamate synthase large subunit, translating into MIRTGLPEKQGLYDPKYESDACGIGFVAQVDGTSTHKTIKDALTILCRLEHRGGQGADPDSGDGAGIMIQMPDRLFRKTWNETLPKQGDYAVGMVFLPQNESLRNQIEEVIEEIVYKEGHQFIGWRTVPVDDTIITSNAKKTMPFIKQMFIRKPDHIKSAEKFNQTLYLIRRLIEKKVVTLNNIAEGPFYIASLSPDAIVYKGMLTSYQLDQFYLDLANPITTSMFGMVHSRYSTNTFPSWERAHPNRMLMHNGEINTITGNVNWMKTRESAAVSTVYGKRHKDLLPVVSEDASDSGMLDQTFEYLVMNGRSLAHTAMLLVPEAWDFNDQMTDPERACFEYMSCIMEPWDGPTALAYTNGKQIGASIDRNGLRPARYYLTDENTIIFSSEVGVLDIDQENVVQKGRLAPGEMILVDLEKNEILINDEIKRKVAVQHPYRKWLNESLVKLHAHIDGPRFEKMIDKEMLTYQLAHGYTNEEIMKNILPMVNEMKDPIGSMGNDTPLAVLSTKPQLLFNYFKQLFAQVTNPPIDAIREKAITSTTSYIGAKANLLDEGPQHCTRIRLYTPILKKEEFEEIIHNGRNDFRSTKISTCFSGGTASLEPALDNVFEQVERAIRQGVSLIVLTDRDMNDNNIPIPSLLMVSGLHHYLVRKGMRTKASIIIETAEARDVHQFSMLIGYGADMVYPYLTYRTIESLIDDEHVTDYDYVEAVDRFRDAATSGIVKVMSKMGISTIQSYRGAQTFEAIGLSEKVISKYFSGTSSKLGGIDLQMIADESIKRHQKAYSTLNPSLEAGGAMQWRSTGEHHSFNPKTIHTLQHACRTNDPELFKKFSELVRTEEVTYLRDLFEFNTESTTPIPLDEVEPVESLWKRFKTGAMSYGSLSKEAHEILAVAMNRIGGKSNSGEGGEDPDRFIRDENGDSRKSAIKQVASGRFGVNSHYLVSADEIQIKMAQGAKPGEGGHLPGKKVHPWIAEVRGSTPGVGLISPPPHHDIYSIEDLSQLIYDLKHANPKARVSVKLVAKTGVGTIAAGVAKGKADVILISGYEGGTGASPKTSIRHAGLPWELGLAEAHQTLILNNLRDKVVLETDGKLMTGVDVVKAALFGAEEFGFSTAPLVVLGCILMRACQLDTCPVGIATQNPELRKKFMGKPEHVVNYMRFIAEEIREVMAQLGVRTLDELIGRTDFLKLNDQAIHHPKARHLDFTPLFIQTDHSWKHKNRNYRTEYNENHLDHAHIIPKVQKSIMNEQPVKLTLPIRNTDRAVGTRLGYEITEKYGAKGLPEDTIELTFNGTAGQSFGAFLPKGVTQKVLGDANDYVGKGLSGGKIIVAPPRSNTFRKMEEVVIGNVSLFGATSGQVFINGAAGERFGVRNSGAHAVVEGVGDNGCEYMTGGRVIILGSIGKNFAAGMSGGISYIWAMNPKTVMDRCNREMVLLEELDNIEEIQYIKEMLHKHVQYTGSAKAKYILNHWREAVKQFVKIIPEEYKRKLQQDDDRDMKKASSDHTTLTK; encoded by the coding sequence ATGATACGGACAGGACTACCAGAGAAACAAGGGTTATATGATCCTAAATATGAAAGTGATGCTTGTGGAATCGGATTTGTTGCACAAGTAGATGGTACTTCTACTCATAAAACGATTAAAGATGCATTGACCATCCTGTGCCGACTTGAACATAGAGGAGGTCAGGGAGCAGACCCTGATTCTGGAGACGGCGCAGGCATTATGATACAAATGCCAGATCGACTTTTTCGTAAGACTTGGAATGAAACCCTCCCTAAACAAGGCGATTATGCTGTAGGGATGGTTTTTTTACCTCAAAATGAGTCTTTACGTAATCAAATAGAAGAAGTGATTGAGGAAATCGTTTATAAAGAAGGTCATCAATTTATTGGATGGCGAACAGTACCTGTAGACGATACAATCATCACTTCAAATGCGAAAAAGACAATGCCGTTTATAAAACAAATGTTTATTAGAAAACCTGACCATATAAAATCTGCAGAAAAGTTTAATCAAACCTTGTACTTGATTCGTAGGCTGATTGAGAAGAAAGTAGTAACACTGAACAATATTGCAGAGGGACCGTTCTACATTGCAAGTCTCTCTCCAGATGCAATTGTTTATAAAGGGATGCTCACCTCATATCAGCTCGACCAATTTTATCTCGACTTAGCGAATCCAATTACGACATCTATGTTTGGAATGGTTCATTCTCGATATAGTACAAATACGTTTCCATCGTGGGAACGAGCTCACCCAAACAGAATGCTCATGCATAATGGAGAAATCAATACAATTACGGGTAATGTGAATTGGATGAAAACACGGGAAAGTGCAGCCGTATCAACTGTATATGGCAAACGTCACAAAGATCTCCTTCCTGTTGTATCAGAGGATGCAAGTGACTCTGGTATGCTAGATCAAACATTTGAGTACCTAGTTATGAATGGTAGATCTCTCGCACATACCGCTATGTTATTGGTACCAGAAGCTTGGGATTTCAACGATCAGATGACCGACCCTGAGCGAGCTTGCTTTGAATATATGAGTTGTATTATGGAACCTTGGGACGGCCCAACTGCTCTTGCATACACCAATGGAAAGCAAATTGGTGCTTCAATTGACAGGAACGGTTTGCGCCCTGCGAGGTATTATTTAACAGACGAGAATACCATCATCTTCTCTTCTGAGGTCGGAGTGTTGGATATTGATCAAGAAAATGTCGTCCAAAAAGGGCGTTTAGCTCCTGGAGAAATGATCCTTGTTGACCTTGAAAAGAATGAAATCCTTATTAATGATGAAATCAAGCGAAAAGTTGCCGTTCAACACCCATATCGAAAATGGTTGAACGAGTCTCTCGTTAAATTACATGCTCATATTGATGGTCCGCGGTTTGAAAAGATGATCGATAAGGAAATGTTGACTTATCAACTTGCACACGGATACACGAACGAAGAAATAATGAAAAACATTCTTCCGATGGTGAATGAAATGAAAGATCCAATTGGATCAATGGGGAACGACACGCCTTTAGCCGTTTTATCTACAAAGCCTCAATTGCTATTCAATTATTTCAAGCAACTGTTTGCGCAGGTCACGAACCCACCGATTGATGCAATTCGAGAAAAGGCAATCACATCTACCACATCCTATATAGGTGCTAAAGCAAACTTGTTGGATGAAGGACCACAACATTGTACACGAATTCGATTATATACGCCCATTTTGAAGAAAGAAGAGTTTGAAGAGATTATTCATAACGGAAGAAATGACTTCCGTTCAACAAAAATATCTACTTGTTTTTCAGGTGGCACAGCTAGTTTAGAGCCTGCATTAGATAACGTATTCGAACAGGTCGAAAGAGCAATCAGACAAGGTGTTTCATTGATCGTATTAACAGATCGAGACATGAATGACAATAATATTCCTATTCCATCCTTGTTGATGGTAAGCGGATTGCATCATTACCTTGTAAGAAAAGGCATGAGGACAAAGGCAAGCATCATTATAGAGACAGCTGAAGCGAGAGACGTGCATCAATTCTCCATGCTGATCGGATACGGAGCTGATATGGTCTATCCATATCTCACATACCGGACTATTGAAAGCTTGATAGACGATGAGCATGTAACGGATTACGACTATGTGGAAGCTGTTGATCGCTTTAGAGATGCTGCCACTTCTGGAATCGTCAAAGTCATGTCAAAAATGGGGATCTCTACAATCCAGAGTTATCGTGGGGCACAAACGTTTGAAGCAATCGGACTCTCAGAAAAGGTGATTTCAAAATATTTCAGTGGCACCTCCTCTAAATTGGGAGGAATTGACCTTCAGATGATTGCAGATGAATCGATTAAACGCCATCAAAAAGCTTATTCCACATTGAACCCATCACTAGAAGCTGGAGGAGCAATGCAATGGAGAAGCACAGGTGAGCATCATTCATTTAACCCTAAGACGATTCATACGCTTCAACATGCATGTCGGACGAATGACCCTGAATTATTCAAAAAGTTTTCTGAGCTTGTTCGTACTGAAGAAGTTACCTATTTAAGGGACCTATTTGAATTCAATACAGAAAGTACAACACCGATTCCGTTGGATGAAGTTGAACCCGTGGAATCATTATGGAAGAGATTTAAGACTGGCGCGATGTCTTATGGTTCTTTAAGTAAAGAAGCGCATGAAATTCTTGCTGTTGCAATGAACCGGATCGGAGGTAAAAGTAACAGTGGTGAAGGTGGCGAAGATCCAGATCGTTTCATTAGAGATGAGAATGGAGACAGTCGAAAAAGTGCAATCAAACAAGTCGCATCTGGAAGATTCGGAGTTAATAGCCATTATCTTGTGAGTGCTGACGAAATCCAAATCAAAATGGCTCAAGGTGCGAAGCCAGGTGAAGGAGGTCACCTTCCAGGTAAGAAGGTACATCCTTGGATTGCAGAAGTTCGCGGCTCTACGCCAGGCGTCGGTCTGATTAGTCCTCCACCACATCACGATATTTACTCCATTGAAGACCTGTCTCAACTCATCTATGATTTGAAACATGCTAATCCTAAAGCTCGAGTTAGTGTGAAGTTGGTCGCAAAAACTGGTGTTGGAACAATTGCAGCAGGTGTTGCGAAAGGAAAAGCAGATGTCATACTTATTAGTGGATACGAAGGTGGTACAGGTGCATCACCTAAAACAAGTATCCGACATGCTGGTTTACCTTGGGAACTTGGATTAGCGGAAGCCCATCAAACGCTTATCCTAAATAACCTACGTGATAAAGTTGTATTAGAGACAGATGGCAAATTAATGACTGGCGTAGATGTAGTGAAAGCCGCTTTATTTGGTGCAGAAGAATTTGGTTTCTCCACAGCACCACTCGTCGTACTCGGTTGTATCCTGATGAGAGCTTGTCAATTAGATACATGTCCAGTGGGTATTGCGACACAAAACCCTGAGCTTCGAAAGAAATTCATGGGTAAGCCCGAACATGTTGTCAACTACATGAGATTCATTGCTGAAGAAATTCGTGAGGTGATGGCACAACTTGGAGTCCGAACACTTGATGAATTGATTGGTAGGACGGATTTCTTGAAATTGAATGATCAAGCGATTCATCACCCGAAAGCAAGACATCTTGATTTTACACCGCTATTCATACAAACGGACCATAGTTGGAAGCACAAGAACAGAAATTATCGGACTGAATATAACGAAAATCATTTAGATCATGCACACATTATTCCAAAAGTTCAAAAGAGTATCATGAATGAACAACCTGTCAAACTTACTCTTCCTATTCGTAATACGGATCGAGCAGTAGGTACCCGATTAGGATATGAAATCACTGAAAAATATGGAGCTAAAGGGCTCCCAGAAGATACAATTGAACTAACTTTCAACGGCACAGCCGGACAAAGTTTCGGTGCTTTCTTACCAAAGGGTGTAACACAAAAGGTGCTTGGTGATGCAAATGACTATGTAGGGAAAGGTTTATCTGGAGGGAAAATTATTGTCGCACCTCCACGGTCCAACACTTTCCGAAAAATGGAAGAAGTCGTCATCGGCAACGTTTCGTTATTCGGAGCAACTTCAGGTCAAGTATTCATCAATGGGGCGGCAGGTGAGCGTTTTGGAGTACGGAATAGTGGCGCACATGCAGTCGTGGAAGGTGTAGGAGACAACGGATGTGAATATATGACCGGTGGCAGAGTGATCATATTAGGATCAATTGGCAAGAACTTTGCAGCAGGTATGTCCGGTGGCATTTCTTACATTTGGGCTATGAATCCAAAAACAGTTATGGACCGATGTAACCGAGAAATGGTCCTTCTGGAAGAACTTGATAATATTGAAGAAATTCAATATATAAAGGAAATGCTTCACAAGCATGTTCAATATACAGGTAGCGCAAAAGCGAAATATATTTTGAATCACTGGCGGGAAGCCGTCAAACAGTTCGTCAAAATTATTCCTGAAGAATATAAACGTAAACTACAGCAAGATGATGACAGGGACATGAAAAAAGCTTCAAGTGACCATACAACATTGACCAAATAA
- a CDS encoding glutamate synthase subunit beta — MGNPKGFLEYARKSNEERNPKERINDWNEYTLRQTDQDLKQQGERCMDCGTPFCHTGMEWDKSSIGCPINNLIPEWNEFVHQGKWKQALERLELTNNFPEFTGRVCPAPCEGSCVLGINDDPVTIKSIENEIVERGFDNGWIQPVPPKTRTGKHIAIIGSGPAGLTAADELNKAGHYVTVFEREDRPGGLLMYGIPNMKLEKKTIDRRIQILMEEGIQFQLNTEIGVDISKDQLLSDYDAVVLCTGAQQPRDIPIEERESKGIHFAMDYLTESTKSLHSKSEPNISAEGKDVIVIGGGDTGADCVATALRQKCKSIVQFGKHPELPLNRGEDNPWPHTPMTFSLEYAYEEAHKQYKKDPREYEVLTQAFKSSDNGSVQSLITSQVKKETKDGKTITVNIPNTEKEWNAQLVLIAIGFTGPEQEILEHFDLRKTERGLVWTDQSTYKTSVDGVFTAGDARRGQSLVVWAIREGREVAKEVNEYVLNSQNTALTS; from the coding sequence ATGGGTAATCCGAAAGGTTTCTTAGAATATGCTCGAAAAAGCAATGAAGAGCGAAATCCGAAAGAAAGGATCAATGATTGGAACGAATATACACTACGACAAACGGACCAAGATCTAAAGCAACAAGGTGAAAGGTGCATGGATTGCGGAACACCATTTTGTCATACGGGTATGGAATGGGACAAATCATCCATTGGATGTCCAATCAACAACTTAATACCGGAATGGAACGAATTCGTTCACCAAGGAAAATGGAAACAAGCGTTAGAACGGTTGGAATTGACTAATAATTTTCCTGAGTTCACTGGAAGAGTTTGTCCTGCACCGTGTGAAGGATCTTGTGTGTTAGGCATAAATGATGATCCAGTCACGATTAAGTCGATAGAAAACGAAATTGTAGAGCGTGGTTTTGACAATGGTTGGATTCAACCGGTTCCACCAAAAACACGGACAGGAAAGCACATCGCTATAATCGGATCTGGTCCAGCAGGGTTAACTGCTGCTGATGAACTAAATAAGGCAGGCCATTATGTTACCGTCTTTGAACGTGAGGATCGTCCTGGAGGACTCCTCATGTACGGTATACCTAATATGAAATTGGAAAAGAAAACAATTGATAGAAGAATACAAATTTTAATGGAAGAGGGTATACAATTCCAATTAAATACAGAGATAGGTGTGGATATTAGTAAAGATCAACTATTAAGTGATTATGATGCTGTTGTTCTTTGCACTGGTGCACAGCAACCGCGTGATATTCCAATTGAAGAACGTGAAAGTAAAGGGATCCACTTTGCAATGGATTATTTGACTGAATCCACGAAATCATTACACTCAAAATCAGAACCTAATATAAGTGCAGAAGGTAAGGATGTAATCGTAATTGGTGGTGGAGACACAGGTGCAGACTGTGTCGCAACCGCATTAAGACAAAAATGTAAAAGCATTGTTCAGTTTGGTAAACATCCAGAACTTCCTTTAAATCGAGGAGAAGATAATCCTTGGCCGCATACACCGATGACCTTTTCACTCGAATACGCATATGAAGAAGCACATAAACAATACAAGAAAGATCCGCGTGAGTATGAAGTGCTGACACAGGCATTCAAATCATCTGATAACGGATCTGTTCAATCATTAATAACCTCTCAAGTAAAAAAGGAAACAAAAGATGGAAAAACCATCACTGTTAATATACCTAATACCGAAAAAGAGTGGAATGCTCAGCTCGTTTTGATTGCGATTGGATTTACTGGTCCTGAACAAGAAATTCTAGAGCATTTTGATTTAAGGAAGACAGAGAGAGGTTTGGTTTGGACAGATCAATCCACTTACAAGACGAGTGTAGATGGCGTATTTACGGCAGGGGACGCTAGACGCGGTCAAAGCTTGGTCGTATGGGCAATTCGTGAGGGTAGAGAAGTAGCAAAAGAAGTCAATGAGTATGTATTGAATTCTCAAAATACAGCTTTAACAAGCTAA
- the egtB gene encoding ergothioneine biosynthesis protein EgtB, with protein sequence MDQKYTLLLQRYKQIRGFSKQIVSPLEVEDFVIQSIPDVSPPKWHLAHTTWFFETFILIPYADHYDRFNDKYDYLFNSYYETHGKPYPRHARGLLARPSVNEIIKYREYVDGHISDLLEDGSEELCKQIEPILEIGLHHEQQHQELLITDIKYNFFINPLRPAYHDQKNVSYHPVPRFDWIHFEEGIVETGHSAKGFSFDNERPVHKSWVDDFAIANRPVTNGEFIHFINEGGYEKPEFWLSEGWSIVKEEQWKSPLYWEKNEGDWYTFTLTGMQKVNENEPVTHISFYEADAYARWAGFRLPTETEWEHAMKDASLQGNMADRSLFHPNDQYENSDSNFYKTYGDVWEWTSSPYVPYPRSKPLEGTLGEYNAKFMCNQMVLRGGSCATHSTHMRLTYRNFFHPGKRWQFSGLRLAKDL encoded by the coding sequence ATGGATCAAAAATATACCTTGTTATTACAACGTTACAAGCAAATACGAGGATTCTCAAAACAAATTGTATCTCCATTAGAGGTTGAAGATTTCGTCATTCAATCCATTCCAGATGTTAGTCCTCCAAAATGGCACCTTGCCCATACTACATGGTTTTTTGAGACGTTTATCTTAATTCCATATGCGGATCATTACGATAGGTTTAATGATAAATATGATTACCTATTCAATTCCTACTACGAAACACACGGCAAACCGTATCCTAGACATGCAAGGGGATTGCTCGCAAGACCGTCAGTGAATGAAATCATAAAATACCGAGAATATGTTGATGGACACATCAGTGATTTACTTGAAGATGGCAGCGAAGAATTATGTAAGCAAATAGAACCGATCCTAGAAATTGGCTTACATCATGAACAGCAACATCAAGAATTATTGATTACTGATATAAAGTATAACTTCTTCATTAATCCACTACGGCCAGCTTATCATGACCAAAAAAATGTATCCTATCATCCAGTTCCTCGCTTTGATTGGATTCATTTTGAAGAAGGGATCGTTGAAACAGGACATTCAGCAAAAGGATTTTCATTTGATAATGAAAGACCTGTCCATAAATCATGGGTAGACGATTTTGCAATCGCGAATAGACCTGTTACAAATGGTGAGTTTATTCACTTTATCAACGAGGGTGGCTATGAAAAGCCAGAGTTCTGGCTATCTGAGGGCTGGTCTATTGTGAAAGAAGAACAGTGGAAGTCACCCCTTTATTGGGAAAAGAATGAAGGAGACTGGTATACGTTTACCCTAACAGGCATGCAGAAGGTAAACGAAAACGAACCGGTCACACATATTAGCTTCTACGAAGCGGATGCTTATGCACGGTGGGCTGGCTTCAGACTTCCAACAGAAACGGAATGGGAGCATGCTATGAAAGACGCTAGCCTACAAGGTAATATGGCTGATCGTAGTTTATTCCATCCGAATGATCAATATGAAAATAGTGATTCCAACTTCTATAAAACGTATGGAGATGTTTGGGAATGGACCTCTAGTCCATATGTACCTTATCCTAGATCTAAACCACTTGAAGGTACACTCGGTGAATATAATGCGAAATTCATGTGCAATCAAATGGTGTTGAGAGGTGGTTCTTGTGCGACTCACTCCACACATATGAGGCTTACTTATCGAAATTTCTTTCATCCAGGAAAAAGATGGCAATTTAGTGGATTACGCTTAGCTAAGGATTTATAA